The Candidatus Parvarchaeota archaeon DNA window GGAGTCCCCTTCTCAAGTCAGGGTGGGTGAAAGGCTTGTCGAGGCAACAAATATTGTTTTGGCAACCGGCGGGCATCCAATACACCTGCCCGGAGTTTCATATGGGCCGCAAGTCATTACAGGCGAGGAAGTTTCGGCACTTGAGTCATGTCCAAAATCAGTTATCATAATAGGCGGCGGCGTTGAGGGTGTTGAGTATGCCGGCATATTCGCATCCTTTGGAATCGAAGTTACTGTGATTGAGCTTGCCGACAGGCTCATCTGCGCTGCTGATTTGGAGGCAAGCCAGCTTGTTGCAAAAAGCCTTGCCGGACTTGGCGTAAAAATCATGACAAACACTCGCGTAGAAAAAATCGAGGGCACAACAGTCACGCTAAACACTGGGCAGGCAACCAATGCGGATTTGGTTGTCATTGCTATAGGCAAGAAGCCAAACATAGGCGCGGATGTCCTGGGCCTTGGTGTCAGGGCTGACAAAAAAGGCATTATAGTTGACCAACACATGCGCACAAGCATTCCAAATATTTATGCTGTGGGGGACGTTGCTGGCGGCGGTCTTGCGCACGTTGCAAGCGAGCAGGGCGTGATTGCGGCACACAATATCGCAGGGCAGGACTGCTCCTTTGATGGCGTATTCCCCTATTGCATTTTCACTGTGCCAGAGGTTGCCGCAGTGGGTGACATCTCAGGTGTTGGCGCGGCGGTTGGGCGGTTCCCGTTTGCAGCCCTTGGCAGGGCCACTGCATCAGGGGACAGGGTTGGGTTTGCCAAGGTCTTTGTGAAAGACAATCTTGTTGCAGGGGCAGTCATAGCAGGCTCCAATGCAAGCGACCTGATTGCAGAGGCTGCACTTGCAGTAAAAAACAAGGTGCCAGTTGACGTGCTAACAAGCACAATACACGCCCATCCGACCTATGCCGAGGCATTTTTGGAGGCCGTCAGGGATGCAAGCGGCTGCGCGCTTTCCCTGCCGCCAAAAAAATCGGCACCGTTGAAATAATTAATATGCCTTAAACAGACACGGCAAACCGTCGTGTGCTTGTTTTTGTGTTTTTCAGACAAAATCCAGATGGTCCTTTGAGCGCAGCCCAAGCAGCCGCACTCCGCAACCTTTTAACCGCGCCTTGAGAAGCATGTCGTTTGTGCACACTATGCATCCGGCGCTTTTCCTTGCATAATCCACAATCCAATCATCCACTTTCATGCTGCTTTCTATTATTTCAAGAAGACCTTTATTTTTGAGATGCCCTGCATAGGAAATCGCAAGCCTTGCGGCCCTTGAGCTGACTTTTTTTGTTTCCTTTAGTTTTTCAAGCTCTGCAAGCGCCTTGCTTGTTGTGACAAAAACATATTTTCCATCCACAAGCCTTCCAACCTCGCCTGCCACATCAATCCTGAATTGGTATGGGAGCATGAGGACATTTGTGTCAAGGACCACTTTTTTGATTTCAGGCATGGCCTAAATTTGCACAAAAAAGAATATAATCACAAATACCGCCATATAACAAACTCCAAGGTGTTTGCTTGAAAATCATGCTTGAAAAGTCCGACAACCCCACGCTGGATTTAAGCGAAAACCCAGCCCACGCTCCAACTAGCGCTCCATCAATCGCTGATAAAATGGCCGCGCAGATGGTAAAAAAGCAGCAAAGCGCAGGCTACTACTTTGTCGGCTCAAACATGCACGCTGCTGTCAAGGTGTGCATGTGGACAAAAAAATCCATAAGGGGAGAGGCTGCATGCTACAAGGCAAGCTTCTATGGCATCAAAAGCCACCGCTGCGTGCAGATGTCTCCGGCAGTTCCATACTGCAACCACTCCTGCATACACTGCTGGCGCGACACGTCGGCCCATTACTCAGGCTGGCACGGCGGCACAGACCCGCCGGATATTATTGCTTCAGAGTCAATTATGGCGCAAATAAAGCTGCTAAACGGATTTCCCGGAAGCGCAAAAACAGACATGGCCAAGCACAGGGAGTCCTCCGACCCAATCCACGTTGCGATATCCCTTGACGGCGAGCCGACACT harbors:
- the lpdA gene encoding dihydrolipoyl dehydrogenase codes for the protein MAYDVVVIGSGPGGHMCAVRAAQLGQRVALVEKGKMGGVCSNTGCIPTKALVSCAQLARKLKNPGQFGIRAPAIEFDFSAALKRCRLSASTVSQGVSLLLKSHGVECLEGEARLESPSQVRVGERLVEATNIVLATGGHPIHLPGVSYGPQVITGEEVSALESCPKSVIIIGGGVEGVEYAGIFASFGIEVTVIELADRLICAADLEASQLVAKSLAGLGVKIMTNTRVEKIEGTTVTLNTGQATNADLVVIAIGKKPNIGADVLGLGVRADKKGIIVDQHMRTSIPNIYAVGDVAGGGLAHVASEQGVIAAHNIAGQDCSFDGVFPYCIFTVPEVAAVGDISGVGAAVGRFPFAALGRATASGDRVGFAKVFVKDNLVAGAVIAGSNASDLIAEAALAVKNKVPVDVLTSTIHAHPTYAEAFLEAVRDASGCALSLPPKKSAPLK